The [Clostridium] scindens ATCC 35704 nucleotide sequence TTCATAATGATGAGATTGTTCTAGAGCACCATTGTAATGTGATTCATGATGATGAAAGAGAGAGAATCCGATATGAAATTCTGACAGAGAATTGGGATTCGCCGATTATAGTCACTACAGCGGTACAATTTTTGAACACGTTGTTTGCCTCTGGAATTGGAAATATCAGGCGTATGTATAGCATTCTGAATAGTGTGATTATATTTGATGAAGTTCAAGCCTTGCCAGTAAAAATTACCAAACTGTTTAATCTTTCTGTGAACTTTCTGACGGCATTTGGGAAGTCGACAGTGGTCTTATGTTCAGCGACACAACCGTTATTTGATGAGCTGGATGAAAATAGGCTGTTGCCGCCACTATCTATGGCAGGCAATCCCAAAGAATATGCTGAGGTATTTAAAAGAACGAAAATTATAGATGCTACGAAAGGAGCAGGAAGCGGATTTGCGGCAGAAGAATTACAAGAGTTTATCTGGGACAAGGCGGAGACGCTTAAACAAGTTCTTGTCGTTGTGAATACAAAGAAATGTGCAGAGAGTCTTTATAAAGAGATTAAGAAAAAATGTAAGGGATCGGATTATATATTATTTCATCTGAGCACGAATATGTGCGCGGAACACAGGAGGGATGTACTAAAGAGACTGGAAGAGAATTTAGAAAATGAGAAGAAGGTGATATGTATCAGCACTCAGCTGATTGAGGCGGGAGTGAATCTATCCTTCAAGTGCGTCATACGTTCCCTGGCAGGCCTTGACAATATCATTCAGGCGGCAGGCCGATGCAACAGGCATGGGGAAGCGGGTTTGGGGTACGTCTATGTTGTGGGAATAAGCAGCGAGTTAGAAAATGTAGAAAGACTTGCGGAGATTCGAAAAATGCAGGAGAGCATGACAGAAGTGCTAAATCAATTCAGGAAGAATCCGGAAATATTTGATCATAGTCTGTCGTCCGAGGAGTCAATCCGGTACTATTACCAGATATATCTAAGGAAGAGAATGCCGGAGATGGAATATCTTGTATCGGTGAATGGAGTGGATGTTACACTGCTTGACTTGCTATCCACTAGCAAGACGATGTGGGAAAGCATGTCAGAGTCAACCAAAAAGGATAGTAAGAATTTGCTGTTAAAGCAGGCGTTTAAAACGGCGGGAGATGTATTCGAAGTGATACCCGAAGATGGAAAGGTAGATGTCGTAGTTAGATATGATGAAAAAGCAGAGAAGCAGATAGCCATTCTTGAGGACGAATATGCTACGCTGGCAGAGCATAAGAAAGCGCTTCGAAGGCTTCAGCCATATACGGTGGGGATATCCGAGCAATTTCGTCAGAAGTTAGGAAATGCAATTACATCGGTATGTGGAGGAACCGTCTATGTCCTGAGTCAGAACTATTATAGTAGAGAAACTGGTGTTTCAGAAGAACCGCTGGGAATGGAATTTATAAACTTTTAGAAAAGGGGTGAGAAGGTGAAGTATCGCAATACAGTAGAATTTGAAGTGTATGGAGACTACGCGTTGTTTTCGGATCCCGTGACCCGCGTAGGAGGGGAGAAATGTTCTTATCATGTGCCCACGTATGAAGCGCTTAAAGGGATTTTGCAAAGCGTGTACTGGAAGCCTACGTTGATTTGGATTATAGATGCGGTAAGGATTATGAAGCCAATCCAGACGGAGACAAAGGCTATCCGTCCCATTAGTTATAATGGGGGAAATGATTTATCCTATTATACTTATTTGAAGGATGTCAGTTATCAAGTGCGGGCACATTTTGAATGGAACAGAAACAGGCCGGAACTAGAATCGGACCGTAATGAAAATAAGCATCATAATATTGCCAGGCGAATGATAAGCCGAGGCGGAAGAAGGGATATTTTCCTGGGCACAAGAGAATGTCAGGGATATGTGGTACCATGCGAGTTTGAAGAAGGGGAAGGATATTATGACAGCCAGGAAGGCGATTTGTCCTATGGGCTTATGTATCATGGCATTACTTATGCGGATGAGGCAGTTCTTCCGGAAGATGAGGGAAAGATGACGGTGAGGTTCTGGCATCCGGTCATGAAAAAGGGAATCATCGAATTTACCCGTCCTGAGGAGTGTGCGGAAAAAAGACACATTAGGGAAATGGCAGTAAAGCCATTTGGAGAGGGCAATTTTACAGGCATTCGAGAATTTGACGGGGAGGAGGAAGACATTGAGTTGGTTTAGCGAATTGTATGATTTATATGAGAAAAATGAAGAGAAAATTGGAAGAGTAGAATATAAGACCCGCCAGGGGAAAAAGGGACCAGAGCAGGTTCCGCTGGTTCTTTTGCCAATATTTCATACGACGGTAGCAGCACAGATTACGGTTGACATTGACAGTGAAGGAAATATTCTCGGAGCATCAAGAGTGCCGGATGAAGATAAGATGACAATCATCCCCGTGACGGAGACTTCCAACAGCAGGACATCGGATCCAAAGGCGCATCCTTTCTGTGACAACCTAAAATACCTGGCTGCAGATTACGCAAGATATGTAAAGAATGGAAAAAAAGACTTTTCCAAGAATCACAAACTCTACATAGAAGGTCTAAAGTCCTGGCATCTGTCTGAGTATACACATCCAAAAGTAGATGCGCTTTATGCTTATTTAAGCAAGGGGACGCTCATGGCTGATTTGGTTGAAGAAGGAGTCTTGATTACAGATGAAAAAGGAGTTCTTTTAGAAAAGGCAAAGATACAGATTGTATCACAGGCAGATGCGTTTGTAAGATTTCGTATCATAGAAAAAGCAGATTTAAGCCAGGATATTTTAAACGATCCTTCCGGGCGATATTTTTCAGAATGTTGGCTGGATGGGACCTTGCAGAAAAGTTATATCAAGTATCACCGTTCCAGATTAACGCAGACAGATTTCTGCTATCTTACTGGCGAGAATGTTCCGGTTTCTTATCTTCAGCCAAAGAAAATCAGAAATGAAGGAGACGGGGCGAAACTTATTTCTTCAAATGATAATAAAAATTATACATTTAGAGGAAGATTCTCGGATAAGACGGAAGCATTTGCCATAGGCTATGAGGTCTCCCAAAAAGTACATAATGCGCTTAAATGGATCATACGCAAACAAGGATATAGTTGGGGTGGGCTTTGCATCGTGATTTGGGAATCTAATCTGAAGCCGATTCCGGATTGGGGCGCTGATACAGATAAGATTGAGGAAGCCTGTCAGGAGGCGCAGGAAAGCGAATATGAAGGATGGGGAGAGGAGGAAGAACAGGAATATGAGACGGGAGCCGCGGCTGCGGCAAGGTTCAAAGCAGCGATGCGCGGATATGGAGAGAATCTGAAGACGGACTCGAAAGTTATGATTCTTGCCTTTGATGCTGCCACTACTGGAAGGCTTGCTATGGTGGAAAATAAAGAGTTTGCCGCCAGCAGGTATGTAGATAATATCAAATACTGGCATGACAGCTGCAGGTGGCTGCAGTCAAAATATAAGAACGGACATAACTTTCGTTATTTCGGAATGGCAGGCGTGAAAGATATTGCGGAAGCCCTGTACGGGACGGAGCAGAAAGGAATTATTTCCCTTGGAGGCAATACAAGAATGTATGCTGAAGTATGCAAGAGGCTTTTGCCCTGTATATCTGAGAGGAGACGCGTGCCGAGAGATATAGTAAATGCCGCGGTACAAAAAGCGTCATCCCCAGTTTCGTATGACAATCGGTATAATTGGGAAAAAGTGCTTTCTATAGCATGCGCTCTGGTGAAAAAGCAGAAAATGGAAGTGGAAAAGGAGGAGTGGAAAGTGTCGCTGAATGAGGAAAGCAGGAATAGAGACTATCTGTACGGACGACTTTTAGCAATGGCTGACAGGATTGAATACCGTACATTTGACAGAGATGAAGACGGGAAAAGAGTGACGAATGCAAAAAGATATATGAATGCATTTGCACAGCATCCATACCAGACATGGAAGGTATTAGAGGAGCGTATACAGCCCTATTTGCAAAAATTGGATATTAAGGAGCGGAATTCTTATAATAAGACTCTTGATGAAATCTATGAATTGTTCGATGAAAAAGAATTTACTAATAATGACAGGCTGGAAGGATTATATTTACTGGGCTATCACAGCCAGTCTTATGAACTAAAATATAGGCCGAAAAAAGCGGAGGAGGAAAAAGAATGACAACTTTAAAAGGAAAAATTGATTTTGCATTGCTTGTTTCAGCAACAAATGCTAATCCGAATGGAGATCCTTTGAATGGAAATCGTCCAAGAGAGAATTATGAAGGCTATGGGGAAATCTCAGATGTCTGTATTAAAAGAAAGATCCGTAATCGTTTCCAGGATATGGGACAGAAAATATTTGTCCAATCGGATGACCGTTCCGACGATGGTTACACAAGCCTGAAGAAACGGGCAGAAGGATGTGAAGAATTAAATAATGAAATTAAGAAGAAAAAAGCCGATAGGGAACATTTTGCCCAGATTGCATGTCAGGAATGGCTGGATGTGAGGACGTTCGGACAAGTATTCGCGTTCAAAGGAGAGGAAGTTTCTGTGGGAATACGAGGACCTGTTTCAATCCATCAGGCAGTCAGTTTGTCACCAGTGGATGTTGTCAGCATGCAGATCACGAAGAGCGTCAACAGCGAGGCAGGAAAGGACAGTAAGGCTTCAGATACCATGGGAACCAAGCATAGAGTAGGGTTTGGACTATACCTGGTAAAAGGAAGCGTGAATGTCCAATTGGCGGAGAAAACCGGATTTTCTCAAGAAGATGCTGAACTTTTAAAGGAGGCGCTGAGGACCCTGTTTGAAAACGACGCATCATCCGCAAGGCCGGAAGGAAGTATGGAAGTCTGCCGACTCTACTGGTGGCAGCATGAGGAAAAGACTCCTTCAGTACCTACTGCCCAAATTCATAGAAGTATAAAAATTGAGGCATTGGAAGACAGGCCTAAATCATTTAAAGATTACTCTATCAAGTTGGAAGAACTGAACTGTGTAAAACCGGAGGTATATGAGTTTGTATAAAGAAGAGGATTACCTGCAATTGTCGGGTATCCAGCATTTTGCATTCTGCCGCCGCCAATGGGCGCTTGCCTACATAGAACTCCAATGGGATGAAAATGTGAGGACTGTTGAAGGAAAACTTTTACATGAGAAGGCACATGATCCTACAAACGCGGAGAAGAGAGGAGATCTGATTATCAGCAGAGGCATGCCAGTATATTCCAGAGAATTGGGGATCAGCGGTGAATGTGACGTTGTTGAATTCCACCGCTCTCAGGACGGAATAACCTTATTTGGACGGGATGGCCTGTATGAAGTAATTCCCATCGAATACAAGCGGGGAAAGCCCAAGGAAAATGATGTGGATATTCTTCAGCTTATGGCGCAGGCATTATGCTTGGAAGAAATGCTTTGCTGCCAGATTTCCTTTGGATACTTATACTATGGAGAGACAAGACATAGAAAAATAGTAGAATTTACAGAAGAAATTCGGCACAAGACAAAAGACATGTTTCTGGAAATGCATCAGTATTATGAACGAAGATATACTCCAAGGGTAAAACGTTCCAAGGCATGTAATGCGTGTTCTCTAAAGGATATCTGTCTGCCGGCTTTAGGAATAGCAAAGTCGGCAACAGATTATATTAATAGCAGGCTATCGGAGGAATAGAGTTGAAAAAATTAATGAATACGTTATATGTGACCTCTGCGAATCGGTATCTTTCTTTAGATGGAGAGAATGTTGTTATTCTGGAAGAACAGAAGGAAATCGGGCGCGTGCCCCTACATAACCTGGAGGGAATCGTTACATTTGGATATACAGGAGCAAGCCCGAGACTTATGGGAACTTGCGCGCAGAAGAATATTAGCCTTACTTTTATGACTGAGCACGGACGTTTCCTTGCACGGGTATGTGGAGAAGTCAGGGGTAATGTCACACTGCGCAGGCAGCAATATCGTATCGCCGATAATACGGAAAAAAGGATAGAAGTGGCGCGAAATTGTATTGTTGGAAAAGTCTATAATTCCCGGTGGATTTTAGAGCGGGCAATCCGAGATTATCCGCTGCGGCTGGATGTAGAAAAGATAAAAGAAAAATCGTCTTTCCTTGCTTCCCGCTTAAAAGAAATCCGTACGTGTGAAAGCCCGGACAAACTTCTAGGGCTTGAGGGAGAGTCCGCCTCCGTTTATTTCTCTGTCTTTGATGAATTGATCTTGCAGCAAAAGGAAACTTTTTATTTTCATGGACGAAATAGAAGGCCTCCTTTGGATAATGTAAATGCAATGCTTTCATTCGCCTATTCGCTTTTGGCAGGTATATGTACGTCTGCCTTGGAAACTGTTGGCCTTGATCCGTATGTTGGCTTCTTTCATACGGATAGACCAGGCCGCGCATCATTGGCGCTGGATATCATGGAAGAACTAAGAAGTGTAATGGCTGACCGTTTCGTACTAACGCTGATTAATAAAAGGATTGTTGATTCCAGCGGATTCCTTCAGAAAGAAAATGGCGCTGTCATTATGGACGATGATACGAGAAAGAAATTTCTCGCTGCATGGCAGGATAAGAAGAAGGAAGTCATTACACATCCTTTCCTGGGTGAAAAGATGGAGTGGGGGATGGTACCGCATGTTCAGGCAATGCTTCTGGCCAGATATATTCGTGGAGATCTGGAAGAGTATCCGCCATTCTTATGGAAGTAGGT carries:
- the cas4 gene encoding CRISPR-associated protein Cas4; this encodes MSLYKEEDYLQLSGIQHFAFCRRQWALAYIELQWDENVRTVEGKLLHEKAHDPTNAEKRGDLIISRGMPVYSRELGISGECDVVEFHRSQDGITLFGRDGLYEVIPIEYKRGKPKENDVDILQLMAQALCLEEMLCCQISFGYLYYGETRHRKIVEFTEEIRHKTKDMFLEMHQYYERRYTPRVKRSKACNACSLKDICLPALGIAKSATDYINSRLSEE
- the cas1c gene encoding type I-C CRISPR-associated endonuclease Cas1c, producing MKKLMNTLYVTSANRYLSLDGENVVILEEQKEIGRVPLHNLEGIVTFGYTGASPRLMGTCAQKNISLTFMTEHGRFLARVCGEVRGNVTLRRQQYRIADNTEKRIEVARNCIVGKVYNSRWILERAIRDYPLRLDVEKIKEKSSFLASRLKEIRTCESPDKLLGLEGESASVYFSVFDELILQQKETFYFHGRNRRPPLDNVNAMLSFAYSLLAGICTSALETVGLDPYVGFFHTDRPGRASLALDIMEELRSVMADRFVLTLINKRIVDSSGFLQKENGAVIMDDDTRKKFLAAWQDKKKEVITHPFLGEKMEWGMVPHVQAMLLARYIRGDLEEYPPFLWK
- the cas8c gene encoding type I-C CRISPR-associated protein Cas8c/Csd1 translates to MSWFSELYDLYEKNEEKIGRVEYKTRQGKKGPEQVPLVLLPIFHTTVAAQITVDIDSEGNILGASRVPDEDKMTIIPVTETSNSRTSDPKAHPFCDNLKYLAADYARYVKNGKKDFSKNHKLYIEGLKSWHLSEYTHPKVDALYAYLSKGTLMADLVEEGVLITDEKGVLLEKAKIQIVSQADAFVRFRIIEKADLSQDILNDPSGRYFSECWLDGTLQKSYIKYHRSRLTQTDFCYLTGENVPVSYLQPKKIRNEGDGAKLISSNDNKNYTFRGRFSDKTEAFAIGYEVSQKVHNALKWIIRKQGYSWGGLCIVIWESNLKPIPDWGADTDKIEEACQEAQESEYEGWGEEEEQEYETGAAAAARFKAAMRGYGENLKTDSKVMILAFDAATTGRLAMVENKEFAASRYVDNIKYWHDSCRWLQSKYKNGHNFRYFGMAGVKDIAEALYGTEQKGIISLGGNTRMYAEVCKRLLPCISERRRVPRDIVNAAVQKASSPVSYDNRYNWEKVLSIACALVKKQKMEVEKEEWKVSLNEESRNRDYLYGRLLAMADRIEYRTFDRDEDGKRVTNAKRYMNAFAQHPYQTWKVLEERIQPYLQKLDIKERNSYNKTLDEIYELFDEKEFTNNDRLEGLYLLGYHSQSYELKYRPKKAEEEKE
- the cas5c gene encoding type I-C CRISPR-associated protein Cas5c, with the protein product MKYRNTVEFEVYGDYALFSDPVTRVGGEKCSYHVPTYEALKGILQSVYWKPTLIWIIDAVRIMKPIQTETKAIRPISYNGGNDLSYYTYLKDVSYQVRAHFEWNRNRPELESDRNENKHHNIARRMISRGGRRDIFLGTRECQGYVVPCEFEEGEGYYDSQEGDLSYGLMYHGITYADEAVLPEDEGKMTVRFWHPVMKKGIIEFTRPEECAEKRHIREMAVKPFGEGNFTGIREFDGEEEDIELV
- a CDS encoding CRISPR-associated helicase/endonuclease Cas3, giving the protein MNDPYIAHFYKDSNNAIHIQSVSEHNLNVAYLAMSNSPLKCLSSVAWVSGALHDAGKYREGVQNYLRRAMNEEQVRRGEEDHSTGGGFLIDKMFPATNLSVLIQMAVFCHHGLHDCFSFEKSTIYIKERLSKKENFQNVEERYYQYLKKEDLEKRGLIAKQEVAGIIQEILGFIRIKNLSKNMYGNRDFFLGMYERTIMSLLVDADRTDTACFMEQRELPAPKSDEMMQDIWGKCITYLEQYLKSMKSESRLDEYRRDISRKCMEAGEREERLYRLTVPTGAGKTLSSLRFGLYHARKYHKRHIIYVAPYQSIIDQNAEEIRRAIHNDEIVLEHHCNVIHDDERERIRYEILTENWDSPIIVTTAVQFLNTLFASGIGNIRRMYSILNSVIIFDEVQALPVKITKLFNLSVNFLTAFGKSTVVLCSATQPLFDELDENRLLPPLSMAGNPKEYAEVFKRTKIIDATKGAGSGFAAEELQEFIWDKAETLKQVLVVVNTKKCAESLYKEIKKKCKGSDYILFHLSTNMCAEHRRDVLKRLEENLENEKKVICISTQLIEAGVNLSFKCVIRSLAGLDNIIQAAGRCNRHGEAGLGYVYVVGISSELENVERLAEIRKMQESMTEVLNQFRKNPEIFDHSLSSEESIRYYYQIYLRKRMPEMEYLVSVNGVDVTLLDLLSTSKTMWESMSESTKKDSKNLLLKQAFKTAGDVFEVIPEDGKVDVVVRYDEKAEKQIAILEDEYATLAEHKKALRRLQPYTVGISEQFRQKLGNAITSVCGGTVYVLSQNYYSRETGVSEEPLGMEFINF
- the cas7c gene encoding type I-C CRISPR-associated protein Cas7/Csd2, which translates into the protein MTTLKGKIDFALLVSATNANPNGDPLNGNRPRENYEGYGEISDVCIKRKIRNRFQDMGQKIFVQSDDRSDDGYTSLKKRAEGCEELNNEIKKKKADREHFAQIACQEWLDVRTFGQVFAFKGEEVSVGIRGPVSIHQAVSLSPVDVVSMQITKSVNSEAGKDSKASDTMGTKHRVGFGLYLVKGSVNVQLAEKTGFSQEDAELLKEALRTLFENDASSARPEGSMEVCRLYWWQHEEKTPSVPTAQIHRSIKIEALEDRPKSFKDYSIKLEELNCVKPEVYEFV